A single genomic interval of Celeribacter indicus harbors:
- a CDS encoding Lrp/AsnC family transcriptional regulator: MKLDARDLAILRVLAREGRLSKTALADRIGLSPTPAWERLRKLERAGLIEGYRAQINLRKLGPSVTVFVAAELADHTQASFRTFEASLQAHEEIVTCWALGGRYDYLLQIVTRDIEAYQHLIDTLLDARIGIARYFTYVVTKQVKGGGTPPLELFLDRMD; this comes from the coding sequence ATGAAGCTCGACGCCCGCGATCTCGCCATTCTGCGCGTGCTGGCCCGCGAGGGACGGCTCTCGAAAACCGCGCTTGCCGACAGGATCGGGCTCTCTCCCACGCCGGCCTGGGAACGGCTCAGGAAACTGGAGCGCGCCGGGCTGATCGAAGGCTACCGCGCGCAGATCAACCTCAGGAAGCTCGGCCCCTCCGTGACCGTGTTCGTCGCCGCGGAGCTGGCCGACCACACCCAGGCCTCGTTCCGCACCTTCGAGGCGAGCCTCCAGGCCCATGAGGAGATCGTGACCTGCTGGGCGCTGGGCGGCCGCTACGACTACCTCTTGCAGATCGTCACCCGCGACATCGAGGCCTATCAGCACCTGATCGACACGCTCCTGGACGCCCGGATCGGCATCGCGCGCTATTTCACCTATGTCGTCACGAAACAGGTCAAGGGCGGCGGGACGCCGCCGCTCGAGCTGTTTCTGGACCGAATGGACTAG
- a CDS encoding aspartate aminotransferase family protein, whose protein sequence is MLTNDQLDTWDRENFFHPSTHLARHARGEAPGRIVRTARGATIVDRDGREFLDGFAGLYCVNVGYGRQEIAEAIAEQARELAYYHAYVGHGTEASITLAKMVLDRAPEHMSKVYFGLSGSDANETNIKLIWYYNNILGRPEKKKIISRRRGYHGSGLMTGSLTGLELFHRKFDLPLDRVLHTEAPCYFRRDDLAMSEAAFVADCVAKLEELIAREGADTIAAFIGEPVLGTGGIVPPPAGYWEAIQEVLDRHDILLVADEVVTGFGRLGTMFGSGRYGLKPDLITIAKGLTSAYAPLSGTIVSERMWKVLERGTDENGPIGHGWTYSAHPVGAAAGVANLRLLDELALVENAASTGAYLTAAMKDALGDHPNVGEIRGEGMLCALDFVRDRDSRSFFDAGDQVGASLAAALLAEGVIGRALPQGDIIGFAPPFCLTRGEADRIVDAMKVAVDTVLPG, encoded by the coding sequence ATGCTGACCAACGACCAGCTCGACACATGGGATCGCGAGAATTTCTTCCATCCCTCCACCCATCTCGCCCGGCATGCCCGCGGCGAGGCGCCGGGCCGGATCGTCAGGACGGCGCGGGGCGCCACGATCGTGGATCGCGACGGGCGCGAATTCCTCGACGGGTTCGCGGGGCTCTACTGTGTGAACGTGGGCTACGGCCGGCAGGAGATCGCGGAGGCCATCGCGGAACAGGCGCGCGAGCTGGCCTATTACCACGCCTATGTCGGCCATGGCACGGAAGCGTCGATCACGCTCGCGAAAATGGTCCTGGACCGCGCCCCCGAGCATATGTCGAAGGTGTATTTCGGCCTGTCCGGCTCCGATGCGAACGAAACCAACATCAAGCTGATCTGGTATTACAACAACATCCTCGGCCGGCCGGAGAAGAAGAAGATCATCTCCCGCCGCCGCGGCTATCACGGCTCCGGCCTGATGACCGGATCGCTGACCGGGCTCGAGCTGTTCCACCGGAAGTTCGACCTGCCCCTGGACCGCGTGCTGCACACGGAAGCGCCCTGTTATTTCCGCCGCGACGACCTCGCCATGTCCGAAGCGGCCTTCGTCGCCGATTGCGTCGCGAAGCTCGAGGAGTTGATCGCGCGGGAAGGGGCGGACACGATCGCGGCCTTCATCGGCGAGCCGGTCCTGGGCACGGGCGGCATCGTGCCGCCGCCGGCCGGTTACTGGGAGGCGATTCAGGAGGTGCTCGACCGGCACGACATCCTTCTGGTCGCCGACGAGGTCGTGACCGGTTTCGGCCGGCTCGGGACGATGTTCGGTTCCGGGCGGTACGGGCTGAAACCGGATCTCATCACCATCGCCAAGGGGCTGACCTCCGCCTATGCGCCGCTTTCCGGCACGATCGTGTCGGAGAGGATGTGGAAGGTGCTCGAACGGGGAACGGACGAGAACGGGCCCATCGGCCATGGCTGGACCTATTCCGCGCATCCGGTGGGGGCCGCGGCCGGCGTGGCCAACCTCCGGCTTCTGGACGAGTTGGCCCTCGTCGAGAATGCCGCAAGCACCGGCGCCTATCTGACGGCGGCGATGAAGGACGCGCTGGGCGATCATCCGAATGTCGGGGAGATCCGGGGCGAGGGCATGCTCTGTGCGCTGGATTTCGTGCGGGACCGGGACAGCCGCAGCTTCTTCGACGCGGGGGATCAGGTCGGGGCCTCGCTCGCCGCGGCGCTTCTGGCGGAGGGGGTCATCGGGCGGGCCCTGCCGCAGGGCGACATCATCGGCTTCGCGCCGCCCTTCTGCCTCACCCGCGGCGAAGCGGACCGGATCGTGGATGCGATGAAGGTGGCGGTGGACACCGTGCTGCCCGGCTGA
- the nrdH gene encoding glutaredoxin-like protein NrdH, with the protein MSITVYSKPACVQCTATTRALDAKGLSYDVIDLTQDSDAMSRVTGLGYRQAPVVVAGEDHWSGFRPDMIARLL; encoded by the coding sequence ATGAGCATCACCGTCTATTCCAAACCCGCCTGTGTGCAATGCACCGCCACGACCCGCGCGCTCGATGCGAAGGGGCTGTCCTACGATGTCATCGACCTGACCCAGGACAGCGACGCGATGAGCCGCGTGACCGGGCTCGGCTATCGCCAGGCGCCGGTCGTCGTCGCGGGAGAGGACCACTGGTCGGGCTTCCGCCCGGACATGATCGCGCGGCTCCTGTGA
- the nrdI gene encoding class Ib ribonucleoside-diphosphate reductase assembly flavoprotein NrdI, with protein MPPDAAVPVPPQGLPEIVYYSSASGNTLRFVARLGLTVRRVPISPKEAMPGIARPFVLICPTYADGTGRGAVPKQVIRLLNDPDTRALMRGVIGAGNRNFGRLYAMAGDVIARKCDVPLLYKFELAGFDSDIARVRAGLEKMGSAPCSTPT; from the coding sequence ATGCCCCCGGATGCTGCCGTCCCGGTGCCGCCGCAGGGCCTGCCGGAGATCGTCTATTATTCCTCCGCATCGGGGAACACCTTGCGTTTCGTCGCGCGGCTCGGGCTGACGGTCCGGCGCGTGCCGATCTCCCCGAAGGAGGCGATGCCCGGCATCGCCCGCCCCTTCGTCCTGATCTGTCCGACCTATGCCGACGGGACCGGGCGCGGGGCGGTCCCGAAACAGGTGATCCGGCTGCTCAACGACCCCGACACCCGCGCCCTGATGCGGGGCGTGATCGGGGCCGGAAACCGGAATTTCGGCAGGCTTTATGCCATGGCGGGCGATGTGATCGCCCGCAAATGCGATGTTCCGCTGCTCTACAAGTTCGAGCTGGCGGGATTTGACAGCGATATCGCCCGCGTCCGCGCCGGGCTCGAAAAAATGGGATCCGCGCCATGCTCGACACCGACCTGA
- the nrdE gene encoding class 1b ribonucleoside-diphosphate reductase subunit alpha has protein sequence MLDTDLNGLDYHALNAMLNLYDGEGRIRFEADRMAARQYFLQHVNQNTVFFHSLDEKLGYLVEEGYYEAEVLDQYSRNFMRRIWEAAYAKKFRFPTFLGAFKYYTSYTLKTRDGQRYLERYEDRVVMVALALARGDEALAMAFMEEILSGRFQPATPTFLNAGKKSRGELISCFLLRLEDNMESIGRGINSALQLSKRGGGVALLLTNIREHGAPIKGIENQSSGVIPVMKLLEDSFSYANQLGARQGAGAVYLNAHHPDILRFLDTKRENADEKIRIKTLSLGVVIPDVTFELAKKNADMYLFSPHDVEKVYGVPFSELSVTEKYEEMVDDKRIRKKKINARAFFQTLAEIQFESGYPYILFEDTVNRANPIAGRINMSNLCSEILQVNEASDFNEDLSYARLGTDISCNLGSLNIAKAMDGKQLGQTVETAVRALTAVSEMSAIDAVPSVRRGNDESHAIGLGQMNLHGFLAREHIHYGSPEGIEFTSVYFAAVAYHALRASNALAREKETTFRGFGDSAYADGSFFDKYVERDWLPESAAVKALFEGIDLPTRGHWAALREAVMQDGLYNRNLQAVPPTGSISYINNSTSSIHPIVSKIEIRKEGKIGRVYYPAAFMNNDNLDYYRDAYEIGPEALIDTYAAATEHVDQGLSLTLFFPAEATTRDINRAQIYAWKKGIKTIYYVRLRQTALEGTEVQGCVSCTL, from the coding sequence ATGCTCGACACCGACCTGAACGGCCTCGATTACCACGCGCTGAACGCGATGCTCAATCTCTACGACGGGGAGGGCCGGATCCGCTTCGAGGCGGATCGCATGGCCGCGCGTCAGTATTTCTTGCAGCATGTGAACCAGAACACGGTGTTCTTTCACTCGCTCGACGAGAAGCTCGGCTATCTCGTGGAGGAAGGCTATTACGAGGCGGAGGTCCTGGACCAGTATTCCAGGAATTTCATGCGCAGGATCTGGGAGGCGGCCTATGCGAAGAAGTTCCGCTTCCCGACCTTCCTCGGCGCGTTCAAGTATTACACCTCCTACACGCTGAAGACCCGCGACGGGCAGCGCTATCTCGAACGCTATGAGGACCGCGTGGTGATGGTGGCCCTTGCGCTTGCGCGCGGCGACGAGGCGCTCGCGATGGCCTTCATGGAGGAGATCCTGTCGGGCCGGTTCCAGCCGGCGACGCCGACCTTCCTGAACGCCGGGAAGAAGAGCCGCGGGGAGCTGATCTCGTGCTTCCTTCTGCGGCTCGAGGACAACATGGAGAGCATCGGGCGGGGCATCAACTCCGCGCTGCAACTCAGCAAGCGCGGCGGCGGGGTGGCGCTCCTGCTGACCAACATCCGCGAGCACGGCGCGCCGATCAAGGGGATCGAGAACCAGTCCTCCGGCGTGATCCCGGTGATGAAGCTCCTCGAGGACAGCTTTTCCTATGCCAACCAGCTTGGCGCGCGGCAGGGGGCGGGGGCGGTCTACCTCAACGCGCATCACCCCGACATCCTGCGCTTCCTCGACACGAAACGCGAGAACGCGGACGAGAAGATCCGTATCAAGACGCTGAGCCTTGGCGTGGTCATTCCCGATGTGACGTTCGAATTGGCCAAGAAAAACGCCGATATGTATCTCTTTTCGCCGCACGATGTCGAAAAGGTCTATGGCGTGCCCTTCTCGGAACTCTCCGTCACGGAAAAATACGAGGAGATGGTGGACGACAAGCGCATCCGCAAGAAGAAGATCAACGCCCGCGCCTTCTTCCAGACGCTCGCGGAGATCCAGTTCGAGAGCGGCTATCCCTATATCCTGTTCGAGGACACGGTGAACCGCGCGAACCCGATCGCGGGACGGATCAACATGTCGAACCTCTGTTCGGAGATCCTCCAGGTCAACGAGGCCTCGGACTTCAACGAGGACCTGTCCTATGCCCGCCTCGGGACGGATATTTCCTGCAACCTCGGCTCGCTCAACATCGCGAAGGCGATGGATGGCAAGCAGCTCGGGCAGACGGTCGAGACCGCCGTGCGGGCGCTCACCGCCGTGTCGGAGATGTCGGCGATCGACGCCGTGCCCTCGGTCCGCCGCGGCAATGACGAAAGCCATGCCATAGGCCTCGGCCAGATGAACCTGCACGGGTTCCTGGCGCGCGAGCACATCCATTACGGCAGTCCGGAGGGGATCGAGTTCACCTCCGTCTATTTCGCCGCCGTCGCCTATCACGCGCTCCGCGCCTCGAACGCGCTGGCGCGGGAGAAGGAAACGACCTTCCGGGGGTTCGGGGACAGCGCCTATGCCGACGGCAGCTTCTTCGACAAATATGTGGAACGCGACTGGCTTCCCGAGAGCGCCGCGGTGAAGGCGCTGTTCGAGGGCATCGACCTGCCGACGCGGGGGCACTGGGCCGCGCTCCGGGAGGCGGTGATGCAGGACGGGCTCTACAACCGCAACCTCCAGGCGGTGCCGCCGACCGGCTCGATCAGCTACATCAACAATTCGACCTCCTCGATCCATCCCATCGTCTCGAAGATCGAGATCCGCAAAGAGGGCAAGATCGGGCGGGTCTATTACCCGGCCGCCTTCATGAACAACGACAATCTCGACTATTATCGCGACGCCTACGAGATCGGGCCCGAGGCGCTGATCGACACCTATGCGGCGGCGACGGAACATGTCGATCAGGGCCTGTCGCTCACGCTGTTCTTCCCGGCGGAGGCGACGACGCGCGACATCAACCGTGCCCAGATCTATGCCTGGAAGAAGGGCATCAAGACCATCTATTACGTGCGCCTGCGCCAGACGGCCCTGGAGGGGACCGAGGTGCAGGGCTGCGTCTCCTGCACATTGTGA
- the nrdF gene encoding class 1b ribonucleoside-diphosphate reductase subunit beta translates to MKDMTDIRVPRAINWNRLQDEKDLEVWNRLTVNFWLPEKVPLSNDIPSWATLSEEEQRLTIRVFTGLTLLDTIQNTVGAPSLMPDAVTPHEEAVLTNIAFMEAVHARSYSSIFSTLCSTREVDEAFRWSEENPHLQAKARAILETYAPGSDPLKRKIASVFLESFLFYSGFYLPMFWSSRAKLTNTADLIRLIIRDEAVHGYYIGYKFQRGLERLSGERRAELKDYAFALLFDLYDIESAYTEALYDGIGLTEEVKVFLHYNANKALQNLGFEALFPPEVSEVNPAILAALSPDSENHDFFSGSGSSYVIGKAVATEDEDWDF, encoded by the coding sequence ATGAAAGACATGACCGACATTCGCGTGCCGCGCGCGATCAACTGGAACCGGCTCCAGGACGAGAAGGATCTCGAGGTCTGGAACCGGCTGACGGTGAATTTCTGGCTGCCCGAGAAGGTGCCGCTGTCGAACGACATCCCGAGCTGGGCGACGCTGAGCGAGGAGGAGCAGCGGCTGACCATCCGGGTCTTCACCGGGCTGACGCTGCTCGACACGATCCAGAACACGGTGGGGGCGCCCTCGCTCATGCCGGATGCGGTGACGCCGCATGAGGAGGCGGTGCTGACCAACATCGCCTTCATGGAGGCGGTGCACGCGCGCTCCTATTCCTCGATCTTCTCGACGCTCTGCTCGACGCGGGAGGTGGACGAGGCCTTCCGCTGGTCGGAGGAGAACCCGCATCTCCAGGCCAAGGCGCGCGCGATCCTCGAGACCTACGCGCCGGGAAGCGATCCGCTCAAGCGCAAGATCGCCAGCGTGTTCCTCGAGAGTTTCCTGTTCTATTCGGGCTTCTACCTGCCGATGTTCTGGTCGAGCCGGGCGAAGCTCACCAACACCGCCGACCTGATCCGGCTGATCATCCGCGACGAGGCGGTGCACGGCTATTACATCGGCTACAAGTTCCAGCGCGGGCTCGAACGGCTGTCCGGAGAGAGGCGGGCGGAGCTGAAGGACTATGCCTTCGCGCTGCTCTTCGATCTCTACGACATCGAAAGCGCCTATACCGAGGCGCTCTATGACGGGATCGGTCTGACCGAAGAGGTGAAGGTCTTCCTGCATTACAACGCCAACAAGGCGTTGCAGAACCTCGGCTTCGAGGCGCTCTTCCCGCCGGAGGTCTCGGAGGTGAACCCCGCGATCCTCGCCGCGCTTTCCCCCGACAGCGAGAACCACGACTTCTTCTCGGGCTCCGGCTCTTCCTATGTCATCGGCAAGGCAGTCGCGACCGAGGACGAGGACTGGGATTTCTGA
- the nadA gene encoding quinolinate synthase NadA, with the protein MLDLSHVRSTLSERFDLAPSPDLAASMQDVYARMDRVVSPVDWAVYAPYVKAINELKAARNAVILGHNYMTPEIYHGVSDFVGDSLQLAIKAAEVEADVIVQAGVHFMAETSKILSPQKTVLMPDMEAGCSLAESITADGIEEMRAKYPGAPVVSYVNTTAEVKAASDICCTSSNAAQIVAAMESDTVIMTPDQYLAQNVARDVPQKNVVFWPGSCIVHEQYTAEDINEFRKWNPETKIIAHPECPPPVIAASDFSGSTSGIIRFVSENRPKQAMLVTECSMASNISDEFPEVEFLGPCNMCPYMKKISLEKILYVLVTMDNQVEVDPAIAEKARLSVQRMIDLSRELGL; encoded by the coding sequence TTGCTCGATCTCAGCCACGTGCGCTCGACTCTCTCCGAGCGCTTCGACCTCGCACCGTCGCCGGATCTGGCCGCGTCCATGCAGGACGTCTACGCGCGCATGGACCGTGTCGTCTCCCCGGTCGACTGGGCGGTCTATGCCCCCTATGTGAAGGCCATCAACGAGCTCAAGGCGGCGCGCAACGCCGTCATCCTCGGCCATAACTACATGACGCCGGAGATCTATCACGGCGTCTCCGATTTCGTCGGCGACAGCCTCCAGCTCGCGATCAAGGCGGCCGAGGTCGAGGCGGATGTGATCGTGCAGGCGGGCGTGCATTTCATGGCCGAGACCTCGAAGATCCTGAGCCCGCAGAAGACCGTGCTCATGCCCGACATGGAGGCGGGCTGTTCGCTGGCCGAAAGCATCACCGCGGACGGGATCGAGGAGATGCGCGCGAAATATCCCGGCGCGCCGGTCGTCTCCTACGTGAACACCACGGCGGAGGTGAAGGCCGCGTCCGACATCTGCTGCACCTCCTCGAACGCGGCGCAGATCGTCGCGGCGATGGAGAGCGACACGGTCATCATGACGCCCGACCAGTACCTCGCGCAGAACGTCGCCCGCGACGTGCCGCAGAAGAACGTGGTCTTCTGGCCCGGCTCCTGCATCGTGCACGAACAATATACCGCCGAGGACATCAACGAGTTCCGCAAGTGGAATCCGGAGACGAAGATCATCGCCCACCCGGAATGCCCGCCCCCGGTGATCGCGGCGTCGGATTTCTCCGGCTCGACGAGCGGCATCATCCGCTTCGTGTCGGAGAACCGGCCGAAACAGGCGATGCTCGTCACCGAATGCTCGATGGCCTCGAACATTTCCGACGAGTTTCCCGAGGTGGAGTTCCTCGGGCCGTGCAACATGTGCCCCTACATGAAGAAGATCTCGCTCGAGAAGATCCTCTACGTGCTTGTCACCATGGACAACCAGGTGGAGGTCGATCCCGCGATCGCCGAAAAGGCGCGGCTGTCGGTCCAGCGCATGATCGACCTGTCGCGCGAACTCGGCCTGTGA
- a CDS encoding L-aspartate oxidase codes for MKELATDRVVIVGAGLGALYAALKLAPRPVVMISPERLGQGASSAWAQGGVAAAMDVADSPERHAEDTLRAGAGIVDAGVAARVTREAREHILDLTTLGTPFDRTPEGGYVLSREAAHSFARVVRVRGDQAGAQIMAALVEQVRATPSVQVLEGTMAIGLDVVDGRVTGVAIQRSDEARSAPVMVRGAAFLLAGGGSGGLYAITTNPPRIRGQVIGMAARAGAEIADAEFVQFHPTAIDVGEDPAPLATEALRGEGAILVNAAGARFMCDIHPDAELAPRDIVARAIFAQGQAGKRPMLDTRAVLGERIKSQFPAVASACARNGIDPAVEPIPVAAAAHYHMGGVATDAEGRASLGNLWVCGEASSTGLHGANRLASNGLLEALVYARICAESIAAAVPEGAGAAPVDIAFETGGRAPDAEAVAELRRTMTRSVGVVRDAEGLREALHVIATLEAAHGDSPSFLNMCATATLIAAAALLRKESRGAHARSDFPDPLPGAGRRSRMTLSEALALRAQVCKEPT; via the coding sequence ATGAAGGAGCTCGCCACGGACCGGGTCGTCATCGTCGGGGCGGGCCTCGGCGCGCTCTATGCCGCGCTCAAGCTCGCACCGCGCCCGGTGGTGATGATCTCGCCCGAGCGGCTGGGACAGGGGGCGAGCTCCGCCTGGGCGCAGGGCGGGGTGGCCGCGGCGATGGATGTCGCCGACAGTCCCGAACGCCATGCGGAGGACACGCTGCGCGCGGGGGCGGGCATCGTCGATGCCGGGGTCGCGGCGCGGGTGACGCGGGAGGCGCGCGAGCATATCCTCGATCTCACCACCCTCGGCACGCCGTTCGACCGCACGCCGGAGGGCGGCTATGTGCTGTCGCGGGAGGCGGCGCATTCCTTTGCCCGCGTGGTGCGCGTGCGCGGCGACCAGGCCGGGGCGCAGATCATGGCCGCGCTCGTCGAACAGGTGCGCGCGACGCCTTCGGTGCAGGTGCTCGAGGGCACGATGGCCATCGGGCTCGACGTCGTGGACGGGCGTGTTACCGGCGTGGCGATCCAGCGGTCGGACGAGGCGCGCTCCGCCCCGGTGATGGTGCGCGGCGCGGCCTTTCTTCTGGCCGGGGGCGGATCCGGGGGGCTCTATGCGATCACGACCAACCCGCCGCGCATCCGCGGTCAGGTGATCGGCATGGCCGCGCGGGCGGGCGCGGAGATCGCCGATGCCGAATTCGTCCAGTTCCATCCGACCGCGATCGACGTGGGCGAGGATCCCGCGCCGCTCGCCACCGAGGCGCTGCGCGGGGAGGGGGCCATCCTCGTGAACGCGGCGGGCGCGCGGTTCATGTGCGACATTCATCCCGATGCCGAGCTTGCCCCGCGCGACATCGTCGCGCGCGCGATCTTTGCGCAGGGGCAGGCCGGGAAGCGTCCGATGCTCGACACCCGCGCCGTGCTGGGCGAGCGGATCAAGAGCCAGTTTCCCGCCGTCGCCTCCGCCTGCGCGCGCAACGGCATCGACCCGGCGGTGGAGCCCATCCCGGTGGCCGCCGCCGCGCATTACCACATGGGCGGCGTGGCGACCGATGCGGAGGGGCGCGCGTCGCTCGGCAATCTGTGGGTCTGCGGCGAGGCGTCGTCGACCGGGCTGCATGGTGCGAACCGGCTGGCCTCCAACGGGCTGCTGGAGGCGCTGGTCTATGCCCGCATCTGCGCCGAAAGCATTGCCGCCGCCGTGCCGGAGGGGGCCGGCGCGGCGCCGGTCGACATCGCCTTCGAGACGGGCGGCAGGGCGCCGGATGCGGAGGCCGTGGCCGAGCTGCGCCGGACCATGACGCGCAGTGTCGGTGTGGTGCGCGACGCCGAGGGTCTGCGCGAGGCGCTGCATGTGATCGCGACGCTGGAGGCCGCCCATGGCGACAGCCCCTCCTTCCTCAACATGTGCGCCACCGCCACGCTGATCGCCGCCGCGGCGCTGCTGCGCAAGGAAAGCCGGGGGGCGCATGCGCGGTCCGATTTCCCCGACCCCCTGCCCGGCGCGGGGCGGCGGTCGCGCATGACCCTGTCCGAGGCGCTCGCCCTGCGTGCGCAGGTCTGCAAGGAGCCGACATGA